One genomic segment of Panicum virgatum strain AP13 chromosome 2N, P.virgatum_v5, whole genome shotgun sequence includes these proteins:
- the LOC120660938 gene encoding zinc-finger homeodomain protein 1-like — MDFDDHDDGDEEMAPMPVSSSYETPPLAAGFGGGAAQPKPPGEPVPLAKAPGGHGGGGGRYRECLKNHAVGIGGHAVDGCGEFMAAGEEGTLDALRCAACSCHRNFHRKGSPTSEGSPAALVAYGAAPHHQFPPYYRTPAGYFPHHQPLHMAAAAGHAPRPLALPSTSHSGRDDGDDLSGMPGPMSAMLPLGGMSLGGAGPSVSGGSGSAGKKRFRTKFTQEQKDRMLAFAERVGWRLQKHDEAAVQQFCDEVGVKRHVLKVWMHNNKHTLGKKP, encoded by the coding sequence ATGGACTTCGACGaccacgacgacggcgacgaggagatgGCGCCGATGCCCGTCAGCTCCAGCTACGAGACCCCGCCGCTGGCGGCCgggttcggcggcggcgcggcgcagcccAAGCCGCCCGGCGAGCCCGTCCCCCTCGCCAAGGCCCCggggggccacggcggcggcggcgggaggtacCGCGAGTGCCTCAAGAACCACGCCGTCGGCATCGGCGGCCACGCCGTGGACGGGTGCGGCGAGTTCATGGCCGCGGGCGAGGAGGGCACGCTCGACGCTCTCCGCTGCGCCGCGTGCAGCTGCCACCGCAACTTCCACCGCAAGGGGTCCCCGACCTCCGAGGGCTCGCCCGCCGCGCTGGTCGCCtacggcgccgcgccgcaccaccAGTTCCCGCCCTACTACCGCACCCCGGCCGGCTACTTCCCCCACCACCAGCCGCTCcacatggccgcggcggcggggcacgcgCCGCGGCCGCTGGCGCTGCCGTCCACCTCCCACAGCGggcgcgacgacggcgacgacctgTCCGGGATGCCCGGGCCCATGTCGGCCATGCTCCCGCTGGGCGGCATGTCCCTGGGCGGCGCCGGGCCCTCCGTCTCGGGCGGGTCCGGGTCCGCCGGCAAGAAGCGGTTCCGCACCAAGTTCACGCAGGAGCAGAAGGACAGGATGCTGGCGTTCGCGGAGCGCGTGGGGTGGCGCCTCCAGAAGCACGACGAGGCCGCCGTGCAGCAGTTCTGCGACGAGGTCGGCGTCAAACGCCACGTGCTCAAGGTGTGGATGCACAACAACAAGCACACCCTCGGCAAGAAGCCGTAG